In Paralichthys olivaceus isolate ysfri-2021 chromosome 12, ASM2471397v2, whole genome shotgun sequence, the genomic window actttgtagagaactacaagtaccttgggatgattattaactatgatctctctgatgttcctgatgatggctgtttgtattacagatagcaagtggctgatcccttattcagtagaacatgtacttgtacaatgtaacttgtacaatgctcaatgatatagatatccatttcaaatttctgcaacatactttgtaattgtatccataattaattatgaaaataaatccagtttatgatttgtgatatatgacaatttgattctgactgatcataattcaaggtcagctttaatttgcctcaattcaagatactttaaattaagtttaaagtgagaatgtcatcgtagaaatcctgaacttgaattgtgactaatgaagcattgtgttagttcatgcagaacacagagtcatatgCTCAGCTACcaataggtttatgggtgctcgtcagtcacgaaccaatcacagcccattctctcaccaaagtggcctctttaaatacgacctcatcctcactgatccctgctcagctcgaacacttttagcactgtaatggaaatgttacatttgtgtatgtataattgcatgagcaaagatatatgtggaggactgaccaaatggttgaccaaattgttaatcgaaaagggcaactttaaggtttacgatggtggcttactgactgactcccagcagacctcagtttacacactgtctccttccattagacagacaatccccatacccgcagcttgtcaatattattcaaaggtttattgtaaagttgtttaatgttgtcaatagatatttaaggacccgtgacttgccaattcatttacatgaaatactaagatgaccacatcctctcttagaggatgcaggcttatgctcctggtaaatatgccataagtaacaagtttgcaaaacaggaagtgctggatgacgcccagcctcacaggcctttgtctttgacatttcctcaatagaataacagaagaaatttgaatatccttttatctttcaacaacataaaaagagaggatggcacagtgttaaataaacatctgcccccagctggtaaatttaaagagaacaattaatcctgatgactttgtgagaattatggtgttaggtatcgatcttcacattttatcggaggtgctcatttttgtcagtgaataattacttaagaaagagtaattgttttcttattgtcttgaactctccctcagctctctctctctttccaattcatgtccatcactgtggtgtaaaggcaatttcattattaactgaacataataacaaatccatgttgctgtttaaactctgcaataaatctgcagaaagagcatggccagtgtagttcattatgaaacctttcactgaacttctcatctcgggacagtagctcaggttgtcactgcatatttacacattacactgtgttactcagaggtggcaaaggtactcacattctttactaaagtagaaatacagatacttgagtaaaaaaagactctggtaaaagtaaaagtactgatacaactccttaactcaagtacaggctctgaaatgttctcaagtatatgagtaaaaagtaaaaatgaatttttaacttcaatgatacacaatgctttttctaggatataggatagttttcctcttttggtatcaacctacacagaactggtactgagaaaaaaatcactggacacacatctagttttgctgccaaatttcagacagaataataaagactacagggaataaatggatgtggaatgtgttcgggttgattaagtccctgccctttgtacacaccacctgtcactaccatagattggatggtttagtgaggtcctctctgtgttgatgtgttttcttatgtcgtgttgtcatccgtggaggttgaaacaagtaacgagccagttttgagaatttaaggagtagatacctgaaaaatctacttaagtacagtaatgaaatatttgtactttgttacttcccacctctggttttactcatttgataaactgatagatggatgagacattggctgtgaaaggatattcactctaaagaccatttggagaaactttctaaagcattattcagattcagaaaataaaagtagtctgcaattggttgattatagtaacagggacttaagggatgtaaagtgtcccagaaagagttgttgttggatttgtctgtactgtatattgagataaatacctctattgtgttggggggggaagcagaaccctcagaacccaaacacactttggcccaatgggctgcagttgaaaaggactgctgaagattatacactgaaaataaaaggaaaataaatctcaggtggatccaacagtgtttgacacccagatatactgtatggctgcacctcccccttaccactttttacactttgcacttttccgtgttgcatcttcattatagccccttgataacatacctcaaaatttgaatagaagaagaaaaagaagaattacttttattgtcatgaatacactctgtcacactgtgaatttcattttattttcattttattttattttatttattcatttattttttcttatacaacttataggtccattgtctgtctgtatatgttgtttccattgttgttgtttgtttgcactatttgttgtttgttataagttgtgtgttatatattacttgcacatttggagtatggggaaacgcaatttgaatcctctgtgacctgttgcattgtttggttgacaataaagttcactgagactaagactaaagaagcaatggaccacagagccaagtgaatgcttgattgctgcactgaagtcagtactataaaggtaagattttttggggggagaaattgaaatagaattacataattcaccagggtctgggagcattaagcttttctctggtatttaaatttaatctcacccatcaacacagatcactaaactctgctgttgttgcttttcttgacatgtgtgcgtgtgcaggtatgtgtgcatgtgttcctgaagctttatcctgtgtaaacagttggtggactcatttagtcatttggattcagtcctTCCCTTCGGAGTGTTCCTTGGNNNNNNNNNNNNNNNNNNNNNNNNNNNNNNNNNNNNNNNNNNNNNNNNNNNNNNNNNNNNNNNNNNNNNNNNNNNNNNNNNNNNNNNNNNNNNNNNNNNNctgtgtcctgtctgtgtatggtgtgtatgctgtgtgggtgtgtcttgcaGGTTGCTGATTGTTAGCCGGCTGGAGGTTCCTGTGCAGGGCTCCCTGATTGGCTTGCTGTTATAAACCCCCTGCCGTGGgctgtcttgctctctctcactcatccctgagatctccatcctgctgcatctacttttgttatgttctgcacctgacaacatgcaccacacatactacataacactcaaacaccctcacatactactgacgctcactttcacactccatcgctcatttccgtttatgttaaatcaataaagcatattgtaattcgctacatcacgctgccttgtctgtgttgttgcggcCTCAGAGCCAGGCGTAACAAAGTTGGGGGCTCGTCCTGGATAAGTGCTGGGCGtttagtggatttttttttttgccttgttgGTACGTATTTCGTCTTTGACGTTCTGAGTGAGCGCAGTAATTGGGTATTGTTGTCTGTGTAATTAGCGGCGCTTGTTGGATGTGATTGACTGATCTTGTGCGGCGTGTGACGTCGGGTTTATGGGGTTCCCTTTGTGGGGATTCCCTAGGTGAACGGTGACGTGTTTCTCCCTTTGTGTGTTGGCGCGCATGCGTTTGTGAGTTGTGAGCAGGTGTGTTTTTCCTGGAGCcggtttttattcattcatgcgGAACGGACTTTGGCGGAAGCGGAGAAAGGTGAGTGTCGgacaaggtgtgtgtgcagtgttctGTCGGAGTTTTTCCTGGTAAGTTTAGCGGCGTCTCTCCTTTGGGATTCGTCGGCGGGGGTTGTTAGTGTTGGGGTACGGTGGTTGAGAGCTTCCCTTTCCCCTTTTCCCATAACCTGCTCGGGAGCACTGTCCGTGGTTTCGGGGTGGTGACCAGTTTACTGGTGGCTGCTTTCGAACCAGCGGGCTCTAGGTGCATAAATACCGGCCGCTACGCCTCATGAAGACTAGGGGGGAGTTAGGTAGTTAGTTTCTGGTTAGGCAGATAACTAGCGGGGGAACTCCGACTGAAAGCGCACAGGTGGGtctgacattttactttttctgtttttctcgcAAGTGATTGAGATGGATGTAATAGTGAAGGCGTTTTTGGAGGAGCCGTCTGAGCAGTGGTTGGATGAGTGTTCTAGGGAGCAGTTGCTTAAAATAGTGGACTATTATGAGGTCGATGTAGGGGACAGACGTGTTAAGGAGACCATTCGGTCCAATTTGAAGgtgcatttgtgtaaaatgaagGTTTTGGGCACCGTGAAAGAAGCTGgtgcttctgtgtgtgatgaCTCGGTTGCGAGTCTTGGTGTTGGTCTTGGGTTGTCCTTCGAGCAGCAAAAGGAGTTGCTGGAGTTGCGTCTGAAGTTTGAGGCAGAGAAGGAGCTTTCTTTGGAGAGGATTAAGCAGGAGACTGAGTTGGCGaaactggagctgcagaggcaaCAGCTGCAGGTGGCTCGTGAGGACAGAGCAGCGGCTGGTTTGTTACCTGGTGGTCCCTCTGTGTCTGGGGGAAATGCGGTACGTGCTGGTAATGATTTGAGTGATTTGAGGCTTGTGCCCAAATTTAATGAACGTGATCCAGAGACGTTTTTTCTAATGTTTGAGCGTCTGGGGGATGCACGGGGGTGGTCTGAGGCCACACGCGCAttgttgttgcagtgtgtgATAACCGGCAGGGCCCAGGAGGCTTATTCGTCCTTGAGTAGCAGTGAGTGTGGGAATTACGCAACAGTAAAATCAGCTATTCTGAAGGCGTTTGAGCTTGTCCCTGAGGCTTATCGCCAGCGATTTAGGACtgggaagagaggtgagaagTCTCACATGGAGTTTGCACGTGACTTGTCCACTTATTTTGATCGCTGGTGTGTTGCTACAGATGTTGAGTCATATGATGGTCTGCGGGAGCTGGTTATTTTGGAGCAGTTCAAGAACTCGCTGTCGGAGCGCATTGCTACTTACATCAGTGAGCGCAAAGTTAAAACGACAGCTGAGGCCGCTGCATTGGCCGATGATTATGTGCTGACGCACGGGGGGGATGCTCCTGTGGCTCGCGGTGGCGGGCACAGGGACGCTTTCTCCGGTGGCAGTGCTGGGTCGGGGCGCCCTGTAAGACCAACAGACCAGCAGAGGGACGAACGTGGTGCACGTGAGTCTAATAAAGTTTGTAATTATTGTCACAAACGGGGCCATTGGAGGCGTGATTGTTATGCGTTAAAGTCCAGGTTGAAGCACACTGAGTCCAGTTTTACCCCCAAGCCAGCAATGTTTGTTGCGCCGGTCTTGGAGGATTTGACGGCAGGTACTGAGGCGGGGCCTCAGGTAGCCGGTGTGGGGCTCAAGTCTTTTAAGCCGTTTATCAGTGACGGTGTTGTTTCCCTGGTAGGTAGTGACAAGAAAGTGCGCGTAAAGATACTGCGGGATACGGCTGCTTtcgattcttttattttgacgtcAGTCTTACCGTTTTCAGATGAGACTTACACCGGCTCATTTATCCCTGTGCTTGGGATGGATTGAAAGTTTTGCGCGTGCCTCAGCATAAAATGATGTTGTCTTGTGATCTTTTTCAGGGTGAAGTGGTGGTTGGTGTGCGCCCGGCTTTACCTCTGGATGGAATTGAAGTGATTCTGGGTAATGGCATATGCGGTAGCAAGGTTTGGGGGGATGTTCCCCCTCCTATTGTGGTTCCGGTTCCCCTCGTTAGCAGTGAACCTGATAAGAACGAGAGGGAGTTCCCTGATGTATTTACTGCATGCGCTGTGACGCGGGCAATGGCGCGCACGCAGGCGGATGGGAGTTCCGCAGAAGAAGTTGACAGTTCACTGCAGcatgatgtaaaatgttctgATTTACCTTGGTCTGTCTCTTACAGTGAgttggtggagcagcagcaaacGGATGTCTCCCTTAAGGCGTTGCGGGAGATGGTTTGCCCTGTTGGTGAGGTGGGAAATCACGCTCagtgttattttattgataatGGTGTGTTGGTGAGGAAATGGGTGCCTCAGTGGGAAAATTTTGTTGGGGATCCTGTTTACCAAGTTGTTGTTCCCACTAAGTTTCGCAGTTTGGTGTTGCAGATGTCCCACAACGAGAGTGGTCATTTGGGCGTCAGGAAGACGTACGACCGCATCCTGAGGTATTTCTTTGGCCCCGACTGAAAAGAGATGTGTCGGCCTACATTAAGTCGTGCCATACATGCCAATTTACCAGTAAACCTAATCAGACACTCAAGCCTGCTCCTTTGTTCCCAATACCAGCTGTGAGGCAGCCTTTTGAACACCTTGTTATTGATTGCGTGGGGCCCTTGCCCCCTTCGAGGTCAGGAGTTTGTTACTTGTTGACAGTGATGTGCCAGAGCACAAGGTACCCAGCTGCCTATCCACTGCGAACAATCACAACCAGGTCTGTGGTGCGTGCTTTGTCGCAGTTTATAGCTATCTTTGGTATTCCCAGGGTCATCCAGTCCGACCAGGGGTCTAACTTTTCATCGCATCTATTTTCGCAGGTCCTGAAGCAGTTGCGTGTTAAGCACAATCAGGCCTCTGCCTACCACGCACAAAGTCAAGGTGTTCTGGAGCGATTTCACCAGACCTTAAAGGCGATGTTGCGTGCGTATTGTGTTGAGATGAAGGGTGACTGGGAAGAGGGTTTACCGTGGCTGTTGTTGGCCGCGAGGGAAGTTGTGCAGGAGAGTATAGGGTTTAGTCCCAACGACCTTGTATTCGGCCATACTGTTCGGGGCCCTTTGGCCCTGTTGCGTGACAACTGGAAGGAGGCGGATCCTCCACGAAACCTTCTGGAGTATGTTTATGGTTTTAGATACAGGTTGTATAGGGCTCAGGAGGTGGCTAAGAGTAAGTTGGTGGGTGCacagagcaaaatgaaaaaacattatgACCGTCGGGTTGAAGATCGTGTTTTTCTCCCAGGAGATCAGGTCCTTGTTCTGTTGCCCATTGTAACATCTCCCTTTCAGGCTAAATTTTCTGGCCCTTACTCTGTGGTTGAAAAACTGTCTGACGTGAACTATCTGATTGCTACTCCAGACCGTCGGTCTTCTACTCATCTGTGTCATGTGAATCTATTGAAACCATACTATTCTCGTGTGCAGGAGTCCGGTGTTCAGGGGGTCCAGTCATCGGATGTCCAtcctgcctgtgtgtctgtttctccaTCCCCTGTGATGGCAGAGCAGGGCGGGGACGGTGTACCAGGCCCTGATGACGCTGTATTATATGGCCGGCTCAAGAATTCTGAGACTCTGCAGAATTTGGATGGTTTGCTAGGCCATTTGGAGGTTTCCAGACGTGCACAGTTGGTTAGTTTGATTAGGCattatacatgtttgtttagtgACACACCTACCCGCACACACTTGATTGAACATGATATTGATGTAGGTGATTCTAAACCCATTAAACAGAAGTTCTACCGTCTTCATCCAGAGAAGCGAAAATTTCTTGATGCCGAGGTTAAGTTTATGTTGGAGAATGACATGGCGGAGCCGTCCTGCTCTTCTTGGGCCTCGCCTTGCTTGCTCGTTCCAAAGTCGGATAACACGCCCAGATTTTGTTCAGACTTTCGTAAAGTAAATAGTGTCACAAAACCTGATTGTTTTCCCCTCCCTCGTGTGGAGGATTGTGTCGACCAGGTTGGGTCAGCTAAATTTGTGAGCAAATTTGATTTGCTCAAGGGATATTGGCAGGTCCCACTGTCTGAGAGGGCAAGAGACATTGCAGCATTTATTACATCCACAGGCTTATATTCCTATTCAGTCATGCCTTTTGGTTTGCGTAATGCGCCGGCGACCTTCCAACGCCTGATGAACAGGGTTGTGGGAGATCTGGAAGGTTGTTCAGTGTATTTAGACGATGTTGTCATTTACTCAGATGATTGGGACGTCCATCTTGACCGCATTGGCGAGTTGTTTGACCGCTTGGCTCACGCACATTTAACTGTGAATCTGGCCAAATGTGACTTTGCGAAGGCCACGGTTACTTATCTTGGTCGTGTGGTGGGTCAGGGTAGAGTTTGTCCTGTGAGAGCAAAGGTGCAAGCTATTGATAACTATGTTCCTCCTACAACCAAGAAAGAACTGATGAGGTTTTTGGGGCTCGTTGGGTACTATCGTTGTTTTTGTAGGAATTTTTCAACTGTGGTTGCACCTCTTACTAACCTGTTGAAGGCTAAAGCTACGTTTGACTGGTCTTCTGAGTGTCAGTCTGCGTTTGAGAATGTGAAGGCCGTTATTTGTCATGCTCCGGTTTTGGCTGCTCCTTTGTGGGATAGGCCCTTTAAAGTTGAGGTAGATGCCAGTTATGTGGGGGCGGGAGCAGTGTTGCTGCAACCTGATGACTTGGGAGTGGAtaagcctgtttgttttttttcacggAAGTTTAATAAGCATCAGTTAAATTATTCTGTTATTGAAAAGGAAACACTGGCTTTGGTTTTGGCTTTGCAGCATTTCAGTGTCTATGTTAGTTCTGgacctgttgttgttttcacagatcaCAACCCCTTGACATTTCTGAGTTCACTGCAATGTCCGAACCAACGTTTAATTCGGTGGGCCCTGTTGTTGCAGTCATTTTGCCTTGAAATCCGCCATATCAAGGGCTGTGACAATGTGGTAGCTGACGCCTTGTCAAGGGCTCCATGTGATTAATCTGTTTGCTGTATATTCATATTggtgtctgttttatttgtttcaggtATCGCCTGCTCCCTTGTCCTTTTCCCTTCTACCTCTTGGGTTGCCAGGGTTCCGTGTGGGACCCTGTCTTtatgggggggggtgttacggccccagcccatgtctgtgtcctgtctgtgtatggtgtgtatgctgtgtgggtgtgtcttgcaGGTTGCTGATTGTTAGCCGGCTGGAGGTTCCTGTGCAGGGCTCCCTGATTGGCTTGCTGTTATAAACCCCCTGCCGTGGgctgtcttgctctctctcactcattcctgagatctccatcctgctgcatctacttttgttatgttctgcacctgacaacatgcaccacacatactacataacactcaaacaccctcacatactactgacgctcactttcacactccatcgctcatttccgtttatgttaaatcaataaagcatattgtaattcgctacatcacgctgccttgtctgtgttgttgcggcctcagagccaggcgtaactttaatctttccacttctttatatagttttgtgattagtttctttccctggtctgaatcatatgctgagatgaataacttaatgattcctgactcaggctcatctgaattaaacttttttatagtttactccatataatgctgcatctgtagatatctgtataaatcttgattgtttaatccatactgattttttagatcctgaaatttgatggtcttctttttaaaaaagttcccaaaatatttttggtcccgcgtcccatctactgaatctactatctgctgtgtttggtgtgaagtctgaatcatatgcgattcatctcaataccttactctgttcaatcactttattctttgatataatcaaaatctgatgagccatcaaatgcactcatcaaacagaatcagaacaagagattgatgtatacacaatgtatttgtatcagacaaactgaaaggacattttgttactttctaaatattaaactctaaaacattacacagccttttatcactatactttgctcttaatttcatattgtttcaaataattgtatattttattttcagatatgttgaactgttttctattattattattaacaaaaaattttttttgtgctaattaaactcatggatcttgtgaaagagcatgctgattacggataacccccttctgatgtatgtagcaaagggccaggagtgattaggcagccaactagtgtgggaaaagcggtgactcacaggttatgcaactgaaaatcacctgaagtagtggtttgaatatgattatatatgttatctaaatgaatgggacctttagtctgagttattctttgaccctaaataataataaaccaagggcatggcagtgcctaatcaatgattaacttattttaattttacttttactttaaaattgatccttgaatacaacttttgttccaggtgaagactcaggtacagtttaagctaattaattgatttttataaggacatagatttttgtctgtgagcactggatgtgtgctaattgttatctcgggttttcaatgaaaccttattaaacaattggacaaatgaagtcttatatttatgtaacccagatctcctgggcctgagttcgtaaacacaaaaaaaaatgaatatgatctcagaagaatatttgaaacgaatcttatcttttgtttaaattcctctaattaatattaaagaccaccacaactgtattttaaaagtcaaaaccttcacaggtgtttatttacaataggaaataaatgaaaaggctgtgaattcctctcaggaagtaaaatatttacaaaacaaaataaatgcacaaaataaaatacagggtctttttaaattgtttaaactgttcctttgacttctcaatttaccctttaattcactggttaaataaaatctttacctttcacaggtctctgaataaaaacaaacacaattcctatcaactgtaaattaactcacaaacatcacatgtgggcccacttcagaaatgatcaa contains:
- the LOC138412389 gene encoding uncharacterized protein — its product is MDVIVKAFLEEPSEQWLDECSREQLLKIVDYYEVDVGDRRVKETIRSNLKVHLCKMKVLGTVKEAGASVCDDSVASLGVGLGLSFEQQKELLELRLKFEAEKELSLERIKQETELAKLELQRQQLQVAREDRAAAGLLPGGPSVSGGNAVRAGNDLSDLRLVPKFNERDPETFFLMFERLGDARGWSEATRALLLQCVITGRAQEAYSSLSSSECGNYATVKSAILKAFELVPEAYRQRFRTGKRGEKSHMEFARDLSTYFDRWCVATDVESYDGLRELVILEQFKNSLSERIATYISERKVKTTAEAAALADDYVLTHGGDAPVARGGGHRDAFSGGSAGSGRPVRPTDQQRDERGARIACSLVLFPSTSWVARVPCGTLSLWGGVLRPQPMSVSCLCMVCMLCGCVLQVADC